A stretch of Aedes aegypti strain LVP_AGWG chromosome 2, AaegL5.0 Primary Assembly, whole genome shotgun sequence DNA encodes these proteins:
- the LOC23687450 gene encoding RNA-binding protein Rsf1 has protein sequence MSEEKGTRVYVGNLTDKVKKEDLEGEFTKYGKLNSVWVAFNPPGFAFIEFENKEEAESACDNLNGQDILGSKLRVEISKGRRNPRGGPRGFRGPPGRSGSSGGFRSSSRGGFRDGGGYRNGGSSGGFRGASRSGSRFDSYGSSRSSGGSGGYSRDSGRDSYSSGFGSGYGGGRSSGGGGRFRSRSPVGARGRY, from the coding sequence ATGAGCGAAGAGAAGGGCACTAGAGTCTACGTCGGCAACCTCACCGATAAAGTGAAGAAGGAAGATCTCGAAGGAGAATTCACCAAATACGGTAAATTGAACTCTGTATGGGTTGCTTTCAATCCCCCAGGTTTTGCTTTCATTGAGTTCGAAAACAAAGAGGAAGCAGAGTCGGCATGCGACAACCTGAACGGCCAGGATATCCTTGGTTCCAAGCTTCGCGTTGAGATCTCCAAGGGTCGCCGTAATCCACGTGGGGGCCCACGAGGATTCCGTGGTCCACCAGGACGATCCGGCAGCAGCGGTGGTTTCCGTTCCAGCTCTCGTGGTGGTTTCCGCGACGGAGGTGGCTACCGTAATGGTGGCAGCAGTGGTGGTTTCCGTGGTGCAAGCCGTAGCGGAAGCCGCTTCGATAGCTACGGAAGCAGCCGCTCCAGCGGTGGATCTGGTGGCTACAGCCGTGATTCTGGTCGTGATAGCTACAGCAGTGGCTTCGGAAGCGGCTACGGGGGTGGTCGAAGCAGTGGCGGCGGCGGACGGTTCCGATCAAGATCACCAGTTGGCGCTCGCGGTAGATATTAA
- the LOC5572818 gene encoding uncharacterized protein LOC5572818 yields the protein MFQIIKTGQSKSNPKQSQLHYVNFARKDCSSPPPLVLSAAAYTHMSSGGKRQFVKVNEEMFVNEIKKRPILYNTHLKDYKKFSTRHEAWAEVAVAMNLSEGECKKRWRSLRDAFMKVVRNKNEEEQKTWLHYRLLEFLLPYIGDRSRRPSRTVELMDDFDEDTEYVEIEEDMDIFEESREPITVSYVTEDGKEVFQMLQDPDTIPEGAVIGIEETEEEDEGEEEEMFPAMHHTEQMTPNENLHSQDNNTNSFMYEERLDSTMLELQEAFESSRQASFVESREDDIKQEALSEAEGSEIHVEEIEMDSLISEQPDDYQTDTQSEAQHLMEPIPPSTQESPLDLLEPNHEPDPSLPTTVQTSMPSPVTNSALSTPAEKLEPIANPPTNPPAAVSREEPSNREPDAKSSSSTCMDSDERFLLSCAPILRRLPNKKNQLARLRIQQLLFELEYDEKYSS from the exons ATGTTTCAAATAATAAAAACGGGTCAATCGAAATCGAACCCAAAACAGTCGCAGCTTCATTATGTGAACTTCGCGCGAAAGGATTGCTCGTCTCCGCCCCCGTTGGTTTTGAGTGCCGCGGCTTACACGCACATGAGTTCCGGTGGAAAGCGCCAGTTTGTCAAGGTGAACGAGGAAATGTTCGTCAACGAAATCAAGAAGCGGCCAATTCTGTATAACACACACCTGAAGGACTACAAGAAGTTCAGCACCAGACATGAAGCTTGGGCCGAGGTGGCCGTGGCCATGAATTTATCCGAGGGCGAATGCAAGAAGCGGTGGCGAAGTCTGAGAGACGCATTCATGAAGGTTGTACGGAACAAGAATGAGGAGGAACAGAAAACTTGGCTGCACTATCGACTGCTGGAATTTCTCTTGCCTTATATTGGCGATAG AAGTAGACGGCCATCGAGGACAGTTGAGCTGATGGATGACTTCGACGAGGACACTGAATATGTCGAGATAGAGGAGGATATGGATATCTTCGAGGAGAGCAGAGAACCGATTACAGTGTCCTACGTAACCGAAGATGGGAAGGAGGTTTTTCAAATG TTGCAAGATCCGGATACAATTCCGGAAGGTGCGGTCATAGGAattgaagagactgaagaggaAGATGAGGGCGAAGAAGAAGAGATGTTCCCAGCCATGCATCACACGGAACAGATGACGCCGAATGAAAATCTCCATTCGCAGGACAATAACACGAACAGCTTCATGTACGAAGAACGATTGGATTCCACAATGCTGGAACTTCAGGAAGCCTTTGAGTCCTCTCGACAAGCGTCCTTCGTTGAAAGCAGAGAGGATGACATCAAACAAGAAGCCCTCTCGGAAGCAGAAGGATCGGAAATTCACGTAGAAGAAATAGAAATGGACTCACTGATATCGGAACAACCAGACGACTATCAAACAGATACTCAATCAGAAGCGCAACATCTGATGGAACCGATCCCGCCAAGTACGCAAGAATCCCCACTAGATCTTTTAGAACCCAATCATGAACCTGACCCAAGTTTACCGACAACGGTGCAGACCTCAATGCCCTCGCCAGTTACAAATTCGGCCCTCTCAACACCAGCTGAAAAACTTGAACCGATTGCCAATCCACCTACAAATCCTCCCGCTGCAGTATCTAGAGAGGAACCTTCAAACCGAGAACCAGACGCCAAATCATCGTCATCCACCTGTATGGACTCAGATGAGCGGTTTCTATTATCCTGTGCACCTATTTTACGTAGGCTACCGAACAAAAAGAATCAACTGGCAAGACTGCGGATACAACAGCTTCTGTTCGAACTAGaatatgacgaaaaatacagTAGTTAG
- the LOC5572828 gene encoding mediator of RNA polymerase II transcription subunit 17, with protein sequence MSVSANISVEAPIESQIQEIAYDGTEIYQLPPTLSEHLAKCAAKIDFSKTVNNLDLVKQSIKKEDEKKDDDSKDAAAHFQSSLWPWDSVRNKLKDAFTEVCVLSDVLAIAKEKRFMVLDPIPQEPPEVKQMVQVYARKKALASAANILLTGAERLKTAHTDQGGNRSAPDFHIELLRLRRNWRLKKVSNTIIGDLSYRTAGSKFMHPGMFEVTKAEDEDNNDENASAAAGTVATTGTAPEPKLTSLKVNVPTELQGVAFIKVITQKDQGDLCTATLNMMGSTQLFPQAGEWQKTLDFAQNVLFCKELFNQLAREAVQLQAPIPHVVVGNQIRATLLPGIQLVISLCHSTSSDSNNSSEPIKDHDHVLEHSLHQLLREFHHKNTHHPFPHPASAPLGPSKKRMLAGPSAFDRYELLEMTKSQTLLEQIIAQAQHIFTRRRAQYVLDTLAREVKDPQITSHWNAMNSPTMSCVKINITSHGYDANLRTSLVIHVKERSLKCICRDGRIMHMSYEMQELRDLILYQISQHQIVCLQSLAKCMAWQILSNSSHLGIGSVEPLGNASSCVLASPNSDRLIAVQVRCDPQLDVKVYIAQSPGKDFFPGSLVQGRHWEHLGGHFKELRFDKMEGKNFHNKMEFLMASLTSQT encoded by the exons ATGTCCGTATCGGCTAATATAAGTGTGGAAGCACCGATTGAGAGTCAAATCCAGGAGATCGCTTACGATGGGACGGAGATTTATCAATT GCCACCGACTCTATCGGAGCATTTGGCAAAGTGTGCGGCAAAGATAGACTTCAGTAAAACGGTCAATAATTTGGATCTGGTTAAGCAAAGTATCAAGAAAGAGGACGAGAAAAAGGACGACGACTCGAAGGATGCGGCCGCACATTTTCAGTCCAGCTTGTGGCCGTGGGATTCCGTCAGGAACAAGTTGAAGGATGCCTTTACAGAGGTTTGTGTGCTGTCGGATGTGTTGGCCATTGCTAAGGAGAAACGGTTCATGGTGTTGGATCCGATTCCACAAGAACCCCCGGAGGTCAAGCAGATGGTGCAGGTTTACGCGCGGAAGAAAGCACTGGCCAGTGCTGCAAATATTCTTTTGACCGGAGCAGAACGACTAAAAACGGCTCACACTGATCAAGGTGGAAACCGGAGTGCACCTGACTTCCACATAGAACTTCTGCGGTTAAGGAGGAATTGGCGACTGAAAAAAGTTTCCAATACGATCATTGGTGATTTGAGTTACCGAACAGCGGGGTCAAAGTTTATGCATCCGGGAATGTTTGAAGTGACCAAGGCGGAGGACGAAGACAATAATGATGAAAATGCTTCGGCAGCAGCTGGAACCGTTGCAACAACTGGAACTGCTCCTGAACCAAAGCTGACTTCGCTGAAAGTAAACGTCCCGACAGAACTGCAAGGTGTAGCATTCATCAAAGTTATTACTCAAAAAGATCAGGGCGATCTTTGTACGGCTACTTTGAATATGATGGGATCGACTCAACTATTTCCACAAGCCGGAGAGTGGCAGAAAACCCTTGATTTTGCACAAAATGTTCTATTTTGCAAGGAACTGTTCAATCAACTGGCAAGAGAGGCTGTACAGTTGCAAGCACCGATACCGCACGTTGTCGTTGGTAATCAAATCCGGGCAACTCTACTTCCAGGCATTCAATTAGTTATCTCTCTTTGTCATTCGACTTCGTCGGATTCGAACAACAGCTCCGAGCCTATCAAAGATCACGATCACGTCTTGGAGCATTCGTTACACCAATTGTTGCGCGAATTCCATCACAAGAATACTCATCATCCCTTCCCACATCCTGCCAGTGCTCCACTAGGCCCGAGTAAGAAACGTATGTTGGCTGGTCCTTCGGCTTTCGATCGGTATGAGCTGCTGGaaatgacaaaatctcaaacgCTCTTGGAGCAAATCATTGCCCAAGCGCAGCACATTTTCACAAGGCGTCGAGCGCAATACGTTCTGGATACTTTGGCACGGGAAGTGAAAGATCCTCAGATAACATCTCACTGGAATGCCATGAATAGTCCCACGATGTCCTGCGTGAAAATCAACATAACGTCACATGGGTACGATGCTAATCTACGAACGTCGCTGGTCATCCACGTGAAGGAACGTTCCCTCAAGTGTATCTGTCGAGATGGTCGCATAATGCACATGTCCTACGAGATGCAGGAACTCCGCGATTTAATCCTTTACCAGATTAGCCAACATCAAATCGTTTGCCTACAGAGCTTGGCCAAGTGTATGGCGTGGCAAATTCTGTCCAACAGTAGCCATTTGGGGATAGGATCGGTTGAACCACTGGGAAATGCCAGTTCCTGCGTATTAGCATCTCCCAACAGTGATCGTCTGATTGCGGTGCAAGTTCGATGCGATCCGCAACTCGATGTCAAGGTGTACATTGCCCAGAGCCCCGGAAAGGACTTCTTCCCTGGATCGCTGGTACAGGGTCGACACTGGGAACATCTGGGAGGGCACTTCAAGGAG CTGCGCTTCGATAAAATGGAGGGTAAAAACTTCCACAATAAAATGGAATTCCTGATGGCAAGTTTGACGAGTCAAACCTAA